One Faecalicatena sp. Marseille-Q4148 DNA window includes the following coding sequences:
- a CDS encoding ribonucleotide-diphosphate reductase subunit beta: MNKLKRKPLFCPEGDTDVRNRRIINGNTTNLNDFNHMKYTWVSDWYRQAMNNFWVPEEINLGADVKDYPKLTEEERRAYDKILSFLVFLDSIQTANLPALGEFITANEINLCLTIQAFQEAVHSQSYSYMLDTICEPQKRNEVLYQWKNDVHLLERNTFIGNIYNAFLEERSAENFMKTVIGNYILEGIYFYSGFMFFYNLGRNQKMPGSAQEIRYINRDENTHLWLFRNMIRELQKEEPELFTEERTEEYRQMIRTGCEQEIKWGHYVIGDGISGLTKQMITDYIQYLGNLRCQNLGLEPIYEGHLEEPESMGWVSQYSNANMIKTDFFEARSTAYAKSTALIDDL, encoded by the coding sequence ATGAATAAATTAAAAAGAAAACCGCTGTTTTGTCCGGAGGGAGACACAGACGTGCGAAATCGCCGGATCATCAATGGCAATACAACAAATCTGAATGATTTTAATCATATGAAATACACATGGGTAAGTGACTGGTATCGTCAGGCAATGAATAATTTCTGGGTACCGGAGGAAATTAATCTCGGAGCAGATGTGAAGGATTATCCAAAGCTGACAGAGGAAGAGCGAAGAGCATACGATAAGATTTTGTCCTTTCTTGTGTTTCTGGATAGTATCCAGACTGCCAATCTTCCGGCGCTTGGGGAATTTATTACGGCGAATGAAATTAATCTCTGTTTAACGATCCAGGCATTTCAGGAAGCAGTACACAGTCAGAGTTACAGCTATATGCTGGATACGATCTGCGAGCCGCAGAAACGAAATGAAGTGCTTTATCAGTGGAAGAATGATGTGCATCTTTTAGAGCGAAACACATTTATCGGAAATATTTACAATGCATTTCTCGAAGAGCGAAGCGCAGAAAACTTTATGAAAACAGTGATCGGAAATTATATTCTGGAAGGAATCTATTTCTACAGTGGTTTTATGTTTTTCTATAATCTTGGCCGGAATCAGAAAATGCCGGGATCTGCGCAGGAAATCCGCTATATCAATCGGGATGAAAATACGCATCTCTGGCTATTTCGTAATATGATCCGGGAGCTTCAGAAGGAAGAGCCGGAGTTATTTACAGAAGAAAGGACAGAAGAGTACCGCCAGATGATCCGTACCGGATGCGAGCAGGAAATCAAATGGGGCCATTATGTGATCGGCGATGGAATTTCAGGTCTGACAAAACAGATGATTACAGATTATATTCAGTATCTCGGAAATCTCCGCTGCCAGAATCTCGGATTGGAACCGATTTACGAGGGACATCTTGAAGAGCCGGAGAGCATGGGCTGGGTAAGTCAGTACAGCAATGCAAATATGATTAAAACAGATTTCTTTGAGGCGCGAAGTACCGCATATGCAAAGAGTACTGCATTGATTGATGATCTGTAA
- a CDS encoding glutamine--tRNA ligase/YqeY domain fusion protein codes for MENNNNETVVSKNFIEQEIDKDLQEGVYDHVCTRFPPEPNGYLHIGHAKSILLNYGLAQKYHGEFHMRFDDTNPTKEKVEFVESIKEDIKWLGADWKDHLYFASDYFDVMYECAVKLIQKGKAYVCDLTPDEIREYRGTLTEPGKNSPYRDRSVEENLELFEKMKNGEFADGEKVLRAKIDMASPNINMRDPIIYRVARMEHHNTGNKWCIYPMYDFAHPIEDAVEGITHSICTLEFEDHRPLYDWVVEECEFENKPRQIEFAKLYLTNVVTGKRYIRRLVEDGIVDGWDDPRLVSIAALRRRGFTPESLKMFMEMCGVSKSQSSVDYAALEYCIREDLKMKRPRMMAVLDPIKLVIDNYPEGQVEYLDVQNNLENEELGFRKVPFCRELYIEREDFMEEPPKKYFRLFPGNEVRLMHAYFVKCESFVKDENGNVVEVHCTYDPETKCGSGFTGRKVKGTIHWVPAPYACKAEVRLYENLVDEEKGVYNKEDGSLNLNPNSLTIIKDAYLEPSFEEAKAYDSYQFVRNGYYCIDAKDSRPDALVFNRIVSLKSSFKLPK; via the coding sequence ATGGAGAATAATAATAATGAAACTGTTGTATCTAAAAACTTTATTGAGCAGGAGATAGATAAAGATTTACAGGAAGGCGTTTACGATCATGTCTGTACACGGTTTCCACCGGAGCCGAACGGATATCTTCATATCGGACATGCGAAGTCTATTTTACTGAACTATGGTCTGGCACAGAAGTATCATGGAGAATTCCATATGCGTTTTGATGATACGAACCCGACAAAAGAGAAGGTAGAGTTTGTTGAATCAATTAAAGAGGATATCAAGTGGCTTGGAGCAGACTGGAAAGATCATTTATATTTCGCATCAGATTATTTTGATGTGATGTATGAGTGTGCGGTAAAGCTCATTCAGAAAGGCAAAGCCTATGTATGTGATCTGACACCGGATGAGATCCGTGAATACCGTGGAACATTAACAGAACCTGGAAAGAACAGCCCGTATCGGGATCGTTCTGTAGAAGAGAATCTGGAATTGTTTGAAAAGATGAAGAACGGCGAATTCGCGGACGGGGAGAAAGTACTTCGTGCGAAGATTGATATGGCGTCTCCGAATATTAATATGCGTGATCCGATTATCTATCGTGTGGCACGGATGGAGCATCACAATACAGGAAATAAGTGGTGCATTTATCCGATGTATGACTTTGCCCATCCAATCGAAGATGCAGTGGAAGGAATTACTCATTCTATCTGCACATTGGAATTTGAAGATCATCGTCCGCTTTATGACTGGGTTGTAGAGGAATGTGAATTTGAGAATAAGCCGCGTCAGATTGAGTTTGCAAAATTATATTTAACGAATGTGGTGACAGGTAAGAGATATATCCGCCGTCTTGTAGAAGATGGAATTGTAGACGGATGGGACGATCCGCGTCTTGTATCGATTGCAGCACTTCGCCGCCGTGGATTCACACCGGAATCCCTGAAGATGTTCATGGAGATGTGCGGTGTGTCTAAGAGCCAGAGCTCCGTTGATTATGCAGCGCTTGAATACTGTATCCGCGAAGACTTGAAGATGAAGCGTCCGCGTATGATGGCAGTGCTTGATCCGATCAAACTTGTGATCGACAATTATCCTGAAGGACAGGTGGAATATCTGGATGTTCAGAATAATCTGGAGAATGAAGAACTGGGCTTCCGTAAAGTACCATTCTGTCGAGAATTATATATTGAACGGGAAGACTTTATGGAGGAACCGCCGAAGAAGTATTTCCGTCTTTTCCCGGGCAATGAAGTTCGCCTGATGCATGCATACTTTGTAAAATGCGAAAGTTTCGTAAAGGATGAAAATGGGAATGTAGTAGAAGTACATTGTACTTATGATCCGGAGACAAAGTGCGGAAGCGGATTTACCGGAAGAAAAGTAAAAGGAACAATCCACTGGGTACCGGCTCCGTATGCATGTAAAGCAGAAGTCAGACTTTATGAGAATCTTGTAGACGAGGAGAAGGGAGTTTATAACAAAGAAGATGGTTCATTGAATTTGAACCCGAATTCCCTTACAATCATAAAAGATGCGTATCTGGAACCGAGTTTTGAAGAGGCAAAAGCATATGACAGCTACCAGTTTGTGAGAAATGGTTACTATTGTATAGACGCAAAAGATTCAAGACCGGATGCGCTTGTATTTAACCGTATCGTGTCTCTGAAGAGTTCTTTTAAGTTACCAAAATAG
- a CDS encoding PLP-dependent aminotransferase family protein has protein sequence MNELTIHLNPELKQPLYEQIYDYIRKEIRQGTLEVEERLPSTRALARYLEVSRSTVELAYEQLLSEGYIEARPCSGFFVASIEGLYQIEPEEQDVPAFLDSKVRTYRYDFTPNGIDLGSFPYSVWRKLSREVLSVDNSELFASGESQGEYSLRAEISNYLHQARGVNCSPEQIIVGAGNDYLLMLLSMVLGNRKIAFENPTYRQAYRIFKSLGHETETVNLDKSGMKIDELEECGAQIAYVMPSHQYPLGIVMPLRRRLELLEWAKRDKNRYIIEDDYDSEFRYKGKPIPALQGYDRNAKVIYLGTFSKSIAPAIRMGYLVLPKELLAVYREKSRFLNCTVPRIEQKVVEHFLEKGYFERHLNKMRALYRGRHDKLLECLKPMEQICQVSGEHAGVHLLLTFDDRWTEEELLQTAAEQDIKVYGLSEYYTRPWEMGGTTILLGYANMSEEQIREATEILVRIWKKEERM, from the coding sequence ATGAATGAGCTGACGATACATTTGAATCCGGAATTGAAGCAGCCGCTTTATGAACAGATATATGACTACATTCGAAAAGAAATCCGTCAGGGAACCCTTGAGGTGGAAGAACGGCTTCCGTCTACAAGAGCATTGGCACGCTATCTGGAAGTCAGCAGAAGCACAGTTGAGCTTGCCTATGAACAGTTGCTGTCAGAAGGTTACATTGAAGCGAGACCATGCAGTGGATTTTTTGTTGCATCGATTGAAGGGCTGTATCAGATTGAGCCGGAAGAACAGGATGTGCCGGCGTTTTTGGATTCGAAGGTACGGACGTATCGCTATGATTTTACGCCAAATGGAATTGATTTGGGAAGTTTTCCTTATTCTGTGTGGAGAAAACTATCAAGAGAGGTACTGTCTGTTGATAATTCAGAATTATTTGCGTCCGGAGAATCCCAGGGAGAATACAGTCTTCGTGCAGAGATCAGTAATTATCTCCATCAGGCCAGAGGAGTGAACTGCAGTCCGGAACAGATTATTGTAGGAGCAGGAAATGATTATCTTCTGATGCTGCTTTCTATGGTTTTGGGTAACAGGAAGATCGCATTTGAAAATCCGACCTACCGCCAGGCCTATCGAATTTTCAAAAGTCTTGGCCATGAAACAGAAACGGTAAATCTGGACAAGAGTGGAATGAAGATTGATGAGCTGGAGGAATGTGGCGCACAGATTGCCTATGTCATGCCGTCGCACCAGTATCCGCTTGGAATTGTAATGCCTCTGCGGCGGCGTCTGGAGCTTCTGGAATGGGCGAAGCGGGACAAAAATCGCTATATTATTGAAGATGATTACGACAGTGAATTTCGTTATAAAGGGAAGCCGATCCCGGCTCTTCAAGGATATGATAGAAATGCAAAAGTCATTTACCTCGGAACTTTTTCAAAATCCATTGCACCTGCGATACGAATGGGGTACCTTGTTCTGCCCAAAGAGCTGCTTGCAGTTTATCGGGAGAAAAGTCGTTTTCTCAACTGTACTGTTCCGCGTATTGAGCAAAAAGTTGTTGAACATTTTCTCGAAAAGGGATATTTTGAGAGGCATCTCAATAAAATGCGTGCGCTTTACCGGGGGAGACATGACAAATTGCTTGAATGTCTGAAACCAATGGAACAGATCTGCCAGGTATCAGGGGAACATGCAGGAGTGCATTTGCTTCTGACATTTGATGATAGATGGACAGAAGAAGAGTTGCTTCAAACTGCGGCGGAGCAGGATATTAAAGTATATGGATTATCTGAATATTATACAAGACCGTGGGAAATGGGAGGAACAACAATCCTTCTAGGATATGCGAATATGAGCGAGGAGCAGATTCGTGAAGCAACGGAGATTCTTGTGAGAATCTGGAAAAAAGAAGAAAGGATGTGA